In Corythoichthys intestinalis isolate RoL2023-P3 chromosome 11, ASM3026506v1, whole genome shotgun sequence, a single genomic region encodes these proteins:
- the zgc:113425 gene encoding uncharacterized protein zgc:113425 isoform X2, with translation MDLYRYFIFNQKRVLVLGVLQVVCAALCVICGFMDTVFRKNTPLSATKTPIWGGMIMACPAVLGLFASQRKNSILVSVMVAAACLSCVASVFVLGYGCLTLTYGEEDKEVFHHHDNPKVTFVLHRTVKAANATIVLSCVISMLLSALIAYVGCRSLPWCGCYDTRTGLVGANTVCIIYSTITYDIRRP, from the exons ATGGACCTCTACAGGTATTTCATTTTTAACCAAAAGCGTGTACTCGTTCTCGGTGTTCTCCAAGTGGTGTGCGCAGCTCTCTGTGTGATTTGCGGCTTCATGGACACGGTTTTCCGCAAGAATACCCCTTTGAGCGCCACCAAGACACCGATATGGGGCGGAATG ATCATGGCATGTCCTGCTGTTTTGGGTCTGTTTGCATCTCAAAGGAAAAACTCTATATTG GTGAGTGTGATGGTTGCCGCAGCCTGTCTCTCTTGTGTGGCCTCTGTGTTTGTATTGGGCTATGGTTGTCTCACGCTCACATACGGAGAGGAAGATAAGGAGGTCTTTCACCATCATGACAATCCCAAAGTG ACATTTGTGCTTCATCGGACCGTTAAGGCCGCCAACGCCACCATAGTGCTGAGCTGCGTAATCAGCATGCTCCTGTCCGCTCTCATTGCATACGTGGGTTGCCGTAGTTTACCCTGGTGTGGCTGCTACGACACTCGGACTGGACTGGTAGGAGCAAATACAGTCTGCATTATTTACAGTACAATAACT